CCTCCCAAAAAAACGGGAGGGGGCGTTACACCTCGGGAGACAGGGGCACTACTGGCAGGTGTTCGTCGTGGTGCTGCACGTGCCGGAGGAGCAGTCGTCGTTTTGCGCGCACCCGGTGCCCGCGGCGCAGTCCAAGCCACCACCGCCGGACATGCCGCTGACCGTCAGACGGGAGCTGGAGGCATTGGTCAGGATGTTCTGGTTGCCGCGAGCGCCTGGGAGATCATTGGTGAGGTCCACGTTGGCGCCCGAGACCACGGCGGTGATGCGCAGTTCCGTGGTCACGGCGTTGATGGCGGCGGCGGTCGCCACCGCATAGCTGTTGTTCGAGTTGGCTGCCGAGACATTGATGGGTTTGTTGGCGCCCGTGACGCTCCCATCCCGGTCGAACTCGAAGACCAGCGCGGGATTGACGCCGTCCGAAATCGTGAACGTGTTGCCCGAGATCTGGGTGTAGTTGACCATGGTGACGCGCCCGGTGGCGGCGGTGAGCCGGTTCTGGGTACACGTGGCGTTGCAGGTGCCGCAGGCGTTGTTGTTGCCGTCGTCACACGTCTCGGTGCCATTGAGGACGCGGTCACCGCAGTAGGGCCCGTTGAGGTTGAGCACGGTGGTGCAGGCGGCGTTGCACCGGGCGCACGTGGGCGTGCCGTAGGGGCAGGAGGTCTCCGTAATGGTGTTGCCGTCGTCGCACGTCTCGGGGCCATTCACCGTGCCGTCGCCGCAGCGGGGGCCCGAGAGGTTGAGCGTGGTGGAGCACGAGGCATCGCACTGGGTGCACGAGGCCGTGCCGTAGGGGCAGGAGCTCTCGGTGGTGTTGTTACCGTCGTCGCACGTCTCGGTGCCGTTCTGAGTGCCGTCGCCGCAGTAGGCGCCAGTGAGCGAGATGGTGGCAGAGCACGTAGCGTTGCACCGCGTGCACGTCGGGCTGCCATAGGGGCACGAGGTCTCCGTGGTGGCATTGCCGTCGTCACACACTTCAGGGCCGTTCACCGTCCCGTCGCCGCAGCGGGGGCCGGTGAGGTTGAGCGTGGTGGAGCACGAGGCATCGCACTGGGTGCACGAGGCCGTGCCGTAGGGGCAGGAGCTCTCGGTGGTGTTGTTGCCGTCGTCGCACGTCTCCGGGCCATTCCGGGTGCCGTCGCCGCAGTAGGCGCCGGTGAGGGTCAGCGTGGCCGCGCAGGAGGCGTTGCACAGGGTGCAGTTGCGCGTGCCATAGGCACACGCTGTCTCGGTGGTGTTGTTGCCGTCGTCGCACGTCTCCGGACCGTTGACGGCGTTGTCGCCGCAGTAGGCGCCGGTCAGCGTCAGCGGCGTGGAGCACGAAGCATCGCACTTCGTGCAGTTGCGCGTGCCGTAGTCACAGGCCGTCTCGGTGGCGTTGTTGCCGTCGTCGCACGCTTCGGGGCCGTTCCGGGTGCCGTCGCCGCAGTAGGCGCCGGTGAGAGGCAGCGTGGCCGCGCAGGAGGCATTGCACAGGGTGCAGGTGCGTGTGCCATAGGCGCACGCCGTCTCCGTGGTGTTGTTGCCGTCGTCGCACGCCTCGGGGCCATTGGTGATGTTGTCGCCGCAGTAGGGGCCATTGAGGTTGAGCGGCGTGAGGCAGTCCGCGGTGCACTTCGTGCAGTTGCGCGTGCCGTAGTCGCAGGCGTTCTCGGTGGTGTTGTTGCCGTCGTCACAGGCCTCGGGACCGTTGGTGATGGTGTCGCCGCAGAAGGGGCCCGTGAGGGGCAGCGCGGCCGAGCAATCCGCGTTGCACTGGGTGCAGGTGCGCGTGCCGTAGGAGCAGGTGGTCTCCGAGGTGGTGTTGCCGTCGTCGCACGCCTCCACCGCCGGTCCCTGCCGATCCTGGAAGCCGTCGCCGCAGCGGTTCAGCCTGCACGTGGTGAGGCAGTCGTCGTCGTTGCTGGAGTTGGCGTCGTCGCACGCCTCCCCGGCCACCGTGTTGCGCTTGCCGTCGCCGCAGTTGGAGAGGGTGCAGTCGCTGTTGCAGGTGACGGTGCTGGCGCCCACGCTGGGCACCTCGCACTCCTCGCCCGCGGCCGGGTTGACGATGCTGTCGCCGCACACGGGCAGCGTGCAGTCCAGGTCGCACGGCGTCGAGGTGTCTCCGTAGTCGCACTCCTCGACGCGGGGCTCCTCGGTGTCCTTGAAGCCGTCACCGCACCGGGCCAGCAGGCACTGGTTGTTGATGGACACGCAGTTGTCCGTGTTGACGGTGTTGCCGTCGTCGCACTCTTCATCCGGGTCGCGCGTGTTGTTGCCGCAACCCTCGCCGGACTTGCAGTCGGAGCTGCAGCCGTCGCCGCTCAGGGTGTTGCCGTCGTCGCACACCTCGCCCGTGATGGTGTCCTCCACCCCGTTGCCGCACGTCTCATTCGAGCGGCAGTTGGCGCTGCAGCCGTCTCCGGACTGGATGTTCTTGTCATCGCAGACCTCGCCCACGGCGGTGTCCACGGTGCCATTGCCACACAGCTCCGTCGACTTGCAGTTGCTGCTGCAGCCGTCCTTGTCCCGGGTGTTCCCGTCGTCGCAGACCTCGCCCACGGCCAGGTCCACCTTGTCGTTGCCGCAGCGCTCGTCCGAGGAGCAGTCCTTGCTACAGCCATCCCCGTCCACGATGTTGCCGTCGTCACAGACTTCGCCCGAGTCGACGACGCCGTTGCCGCAGGCCGTCTGGATGCAGATCGGCTGGTTGGCGGCGCATGTCTGGCCTTCGGGGCACACGAGCCCGTTGGGGCAGAGGACGCTTGCGGGCTCGAAACAGGAGGCCAGCGGAAGGGCCAGGAGCACCAGCGCCAGCAGGCCCCTTGGGCCGCTGCCGGCAGGTGCGGGGGTAACGCGGTTCATAAACACCTCTAGAAACGGAAGGTCGCCAGGAGGCCGCCCTCGCGGCCACTGACCACGGGCGTGATGCTCACGCCCTGCGGGCTATCGGCTTCATCCACGCTGATGCGGTAGGCCTGCGGACGGTTGATGTAGAGGAGGATGGCGCCCGTGACGACAGCGGCTCCGCCGACGGCGTAGGCGCCGAATGCCAGTTGCTGCTGGCTGTCCCCACGAGTGCGCATGTCCGTGACATCCGGAGTGGGCACACAGCCTCCGCACTCGGCGATGCGGGTGTCGAAGTCCTCGTAGCTCCCCTTGGCTTGCATGTGGAGCGCGCCGCCGGCCAGCGCGACGGCGGCACCGGCGCCCACCACGGCCCAGGGTCTCCAGGCCGCCCAGCGCCGCTGGTACCGGGTGAGGTCCTCGGCGGTGTACAGCTTGAGGGCCAGGGTGGTCTTCTCACCGGCAGGCAGCGTACGGCTCAGGTTGGTGGGGGCCTGGCCCTCCTTGGCGGCGACGAAGGTGTGCGCGCCGGGGCGCACCAGCCCCTCGTAGCGGCCCGGGGCCGTGAAGAGGACCTTGCCATCCAGCGACACGGTGGCGCCGGTCTCCTCGCAGGTGATTTCCACTTGGGCCAGCTGCTTCTCCACCAGCGCCTTGTAGGTGCGGGCGTGCTCCATCTTCTCGGTGTCCAGCGGTGCCACGCCGTACTTCAGGGCGGCCACCAGGTGCTCGTGCACCTCGAGCGGCTGGTCGAGGTTCAGCAGCGCCAGCGCCAAGTTGTAGTGAATGGCCGGGTGGTCCCACAGAGCGAGCGCCTCGCGGTATTTCTCCGCGGCCTTCACGAAGACGGACTCCTTCAGCAGGGTATTGCCGGCCCGGAACAGCTCGAGCGCCTTCTTCTGCTGGTCCGGGGGAACGCCACGCGCCCACGGGCGCTCGTCGCCAGAGCTGGCCTGCTGCGCGGACGCGGGTCGCGCGCCCAGCATCACGAGCGCCAGCACCGCGGCCAGAGGGACTGCCATGCTGCTCTTCACCTTCTTCACAAAGCCCTCACTTCAGGTCGTCAATCACCGGGCTGCCCAGCTGGTTCTGGAGGCGCTGCACGCGCTCCTGCTCGCGGCGCAGCAGGTTCTGGAGCTGCTCCGCGGCGCGGATGGCCTCCTGCTTGGCAAGCAGCGCCTCCGACGCGTTCTGCTCGGCGTTCTTCTTGGCGTACTTGGCGCGCCACTGGGCGATCTTCGCCTTCTTCAGCGCGTCCAGCAGCTCGGTGTTCTTGGTCTGCAGCTCGTCGTTGGCCACGGCCACCTGTGCGTTGGCGGCCTCGGCCTCCTCCTGCGCCTTCTGCCGCTCCAGCTCCTTGGCCTGCACCTCGGCGAGGCGCTGCTTGGCCTCGGCCTCGGCCGCCTTCGCCGCCGCCTCGGACTGGCGCGCCTGGCCCTCGGCCACCTTGGCCACCACTGCCTGCTTCTCGGCCTCCTGCTGCGCCTTGCGGATGACGACGAGCGCCACCGCC
The DNA window shown above is from Hyalangium minutum and carries:
- a CDS encoding DUF4215 domain-containing protein; translated protein: MNRVTPAPAGSGPRGLLALVLLALPLASCFEPASVLCPNGLVCPEGQTCAANQPICIQTACGNGVVDSGEVCDDGNIVDGDGCSKDCSSDERCGNDKVDLAVGEVCDDGNTRDKDGCSSNCKSTELCGNGTVDTAVGEVCDDKNIQSGDGCSANCRSNETCGNGVEDTITGEVCDDGNTLSGDGCSSDCKSGEGCGNNTRDPDEECDDGNTVNTDNCVSINNQCLLARCGDGFKDTEEPRVEECDYGDTSTPCDLDCTLPVCGDSIVNPAAGEECEVPSVGASTVTCNSDCTLSNCGDGKRNTVAGEACDDANSSNDDDCLTTCRLNRCGDGFQDRQGPAVEACDDGNTTSETTCSYGTRTCTQCNADCSAALPLTGPFCGDTITNGPEACDDGNNTTENACDYGTRNCTKCTADCLTPLNLNGPYCGDNITNGPEACDDGNNTTETACAYGTRTCTLCNASCAATLPLTGAYCGDGTRNGPEACDDGNNATETACDYGTRNCTKCDASCSTPLTLTGAYCGDNAVNGPETCDDGNNTTETACAYGTRNCTLCNASCAATLTLTGAYCGDGTRNGPETCDDGNNTTESSCPYGTASCTQCDASCSTTLNLTGPRCGDGTVNGPEVCDDGNATTETSCPYGSPTCTRCNATCSATISLTGAYCGDGTQNGTETCDDGNNTTESSCPYGTASCTQCDASCSTTLNLSGPRCGDGTVNGPETCDDGNTITETSCPYGTPTCARCNAACTTVLNLNGPYCGDRVLNGTETCDDGNNNACGTCNATCTQNRLTAATGRVTMVNYTQISGNTFTISDGVNPALVFEFDRDGSVTGANKPINVSAANSNNSYAVATAAAINAVTTELRITAVVSGANVDLTNDLPGARGNQNILTNASSSRLTVSGMSGGGGLDCAAGTGCAQNDDCSSGTCSTTTNTCQ